One part of the Thermodesulfovibrio sp. 3462-1 genome encodes these proteins:
- a CDS encoding ABC transporter substrate-binding protein: MSGSVLKTLSIIIVLLLIPSFVFAEHHSDTIDLGMSAAFKGPTRGLGIELYRGAMAYFEHINRNGGIYGKKIVIKAYDDGYNPIPTIKNTIKLVEEDRVFTLFNYVGTPTVTRILPILKSYSNKNIYLFFPFTGALPHRKPPYDEYVFNLRASYEQETGGLVENFIKIGRKKIGIFYQADAYGRSGWDGVRKTLAKYGYKIVAEATYKRGAKYSESFKKQVEILKNAGADAVISVGAYAACAGFIRDARDMGWDVPIANVSFVGSEFMINLLLEEEKKTGKKYTYNLINSQVVPSYEDMSLPAVRQYRTFMDKYNPMPPPELMEVDYKPLKYSFVSFEGFLNAKVIVEVLKRLGKTPKRQNIKTVVEHIKNLDIGIDEKISFSKTKHQALDRVYYTTYKNGKFVPIKDWSEWKK; this comes from the coding sequence ATGTCAGGTTCAGTTTTAAAAACTCTTTCAATTATCATTGTCCTTTTATTAATTCCATCCTTTGTATTTGCAGAACACCACAGTGATACTATAGACCTTGGTATGTCTGCTGCCTTTAAAGGTCCTACAAGAGGGCTTGGAATAGAGCTTTACAGAGGAGCAATGGCATATTTTGAACATATTAACAGAAATGGTGGTATTTACGGAAAAAAAATCGTTATTAAAGCATATGATGATGGATACAACCCGATTCCTACAATAAAAAATACTATAAAACTTGTTGAAGAAGATAGAGTGTTTACGCTTTTTAACTATGTTGGAACTCCAACTGTAACAAGAATACTTCCAATATTAAAAAGTTATAGCAACAAAAATATTTATTTATTTTTCCCTTTTACAGGAGCTCTTCCTCACAGAAAGCCTCCCTATGATGAATATGTATTTAATTTAAGGGCATCCTATGAGCAGGAAACAGGTGGACTTGTTGAAAATTTTATAAAGATTGGAAGAAAAAAAATAGGAATTTTCTATCAAGCTGATGCCTATGGAAGAAGTGGATGGGATGGTGTGAGAAAAACCCTTGCAAAGTATGGTTATAAAATAGTGGCAGAGGCAACATATAAAAGAGGTGCTAAATATTCAGAGAGCTTTAAAAAACAGGTTGAGATTCTGAAAAATGCTGGAGCAGATGCTGTAATATCTGTTGGTGCCTATGCAGCCTGTGCAGGATTTATAAGAGATGCACGAGACATGGGATGGGATGTTCCTATTGCAAATGTATCTTTTGTAGGCAGTGAATTTATGATAAATCTTCTTCTTGAGGAAGAGAAAAAAACAGGTAAAAAGTACACTTATAATTTAATAAACTCTCAGGTAGTGCCAAGCTATGAAGATATGAGTTTGCCAGCTGTAAGGCAGTATAGAACTTTTATGGATAAGTATAATCCAATGCCACCTCCAGAATTGATGGAAGTAGACTATAAACCTCTTAAATATAGCTTTGTAAGCTTTGAAGGCTTTCTCAATGCAAAAGTCATTGTTGAAGTTCTTAAAAGACTTGGTAAAACACCAAAAAGACAAAATATTAAAACAGTGGTAGAACACATTAAAAATCTTGATATAGGCATTGATGAAAAAATAAGTTTTTCTAAAACCAAGCATCAAGCACTGGATAGAGTATATTATACAACTTACAAAAATGGTAAGTTTGTTCCAATAAAAGACTGGAGTGAATGGAAAAAATGA
- a CDS encoding sulfurtransferase TusA family protein: protein MAVILLDARGLKCPQPTIQMTIKALKMKKGDILEVIADCPTFENDVKNWCRRNNKTLLWIKDEGNGVKRCQVQF from the coding sequence ATGGCAGTGATTTTGCTTGATGCTCGGGGGCTGAAATGTCCACAGCCAACAATTCAGATGACAATCAAAGCATTGAAAATGAAAAAAGGGGATATTCTTGAGGTTATTGCAGACTGCCCAACTTTTGAAAATGATGTTAAAAATTGGTGTAGAAGAAATAATAAAACTCTTTTATGGATAAAGGATGAAGGCAATGGAGTAAAAAGATGTCAGGTTCAGTTTTAA
- a CDS encoding FAD-dependent oxidoreductase, translated as MKIGAIFCACAGQITEKIDFEKLNQLIINKVEWFEKFELACSEETQKEIKNLLTLKKPDGLIILACSPKNKESLFQSIVAESGINPYMINFVNIREQVAWATKDKQGALKKTYALFNGVLERLKKQRPLFEKEFPVSKDIMVVGGGIAGLKAALALSKAGRKVYLIEKEDSLGGKIVKYEKLFPDLSCGPCMVHPMIEEVLNSNIELRLNSELKELKGFFGSFFAKVISKPVYVNPEKCIGCSQCEEVCPVNAIRVESMKLPAVARINPEMCLALKGEDCNLCIKECPVDAINFHESEKEENIKINAILWATGFELMDCKAIPELGYGKFKDIYNALEFEEILNSEGPTKGEIITSSGQSPQRIAIIHCVGSLDENYYPYCSKICCQYAFKFNRIIRHTLQDAEIIHFVKEIVLPGKKAYKLYQQAIKDPLTKIFRYENLKNLKINRKNLLIVSLKKKKFPCDIVVLCPAVVLDKNLEEPSGVFLTGSVKEPMTTEEAITDAMAQVGKLISSLKDNKIIKQPFIAKIDYNKCSSCGICLSLCPYGAIELEKNRPKIVEVLCEGCGICVPACASKAIELDGYTSEEFLAEIDGILKALEEVNDGSDFA; from the coding sequence TTGAAAATCGGGGCTATTTTTTGTGCCTGTGCAGGGCAGATAACTGAAAAGATTGATTTTGAAAAACTTAATCAGCTAATAATTAATAAAGTTGAATGGTTTGAAAAATTTGAATTAGCTTGCTCTGAGGAAACTCAAAAAGAAATTAAAAATTTATTAACTCTAAAAAAACCTGATGGCTTAATTATCCTTGCTTGTTCTCCAAAAAATAAAGAATCTCTATTTCAGAGCATTGTAGCAGAATCAGGAATTAATCCATACATGATAAATTTCGTTAATATCAGGGAACAGGTTGCATGGGCTACTAAAGATAAACAAGGAGCACTTAAAAAAACATATGCACTTTTCAATGGAGTACTGGAAAGACTGAAAAAACAAAGACCGCTTTTTGAAAAAGAATTTCCAGTTTCAAAAGACATAATGGTTGTTGGAGGAGGTATAGCAGGGCTCAAAGCAGCACTTGCTCTTTCAAAAGCTGGTCGGAAAGTTTATCTAATTGAAAAGGAAGATTCCCTCGGCGGTAAAATCGTTAAGTATGAAAAACTCTTTCCAGATCTTTCCTGCGGACCCTGTATGGTTCATCCAATGATTGAGGAGGTTTTAAATTCTAATATAGAACTGAGATTAAATTCAGAATTAAAAGAATTAAAAGGATTTTTTGGAAGTTTTTTTGCAAAAGTGATATCAAAGCCAGTTTATGTTAATCCTGAAAAATGTATTGGTTGCTCTCAATGTGAAGAAGTCTGTCCAGTAAATGCTATCAGAGTAGAATCAATGAAGCTTCCAGCAGTGGCAAGAATAAATCCTGAGATGTGTCTTGCGCTTAAAGGAGAGGACTGTAACTTATGCATAAAGGAATGTCCTGTAGATGCAATAAATTTCCATGAATCAGAAAAGGAAGAAAATATAAAAATCAATGCCATACTATGGGCAACAGGATTTGAGCTTATGGATTGTAAAGCCATTCCTGAGCTTGGCTATGGAAAATTCAAAGATATTTACAATGCACTGGAATTTGAAGAAATTTTAAATTCTGAAGGACCCACAAAAGGAGAAATAATAACAAGTTCAGGGCAGTCACCTCAAAGGATTGCCATAATTCATTGTGTTGGAAGTCTTGATGAAAATTATTATCCTTACTGTAGTAAAATATGCTGTCAGTATGCTTTTAAATTTAACAGAATCATTAGACATACTTTGCAAGATGCTGAAATAATTCATTTTGTTAAGGAGATAGTGCTACCAGGCAAAAAGGCATACAAACTTTATCAGCAGGCGATAAAAGATCCTTTAACAAAAATTTTTAGATATGAAAATTTGAAAAATTTAAAAATTAACAGAAAAAACTTGTTGATTGTCTCTTTAAAAAAGAAAAAATTTCCCTGTGATATTGTTGTTTTATGCCCTGCAGTTGTTTTAGATAAAAACTTAGAAGAACCCTCAGGAGTATTTTTAACTGGTTCTGTTAAAGAACCAATGACAACAGAGGAAGCAATAACTGATGCAATGGCTCAGGTTGGAAAGCTTATTTCATCTTTGAAAGACAACAAAATAATAAAACAGCCATTTATAGCAAAAATAGACTATAATAAATGTAGCAGTTGTGGAATATGTTTATCTCTATGTCCCTATGGAGCAATTGAACTTGAAAAAAATAGACCAAAAATTGTTGAAGTTTTATGTGAAGGATGTGGAATATGTGTACCTGCCTGTGCTTCAAAAGCAATCGAGCTTGATGGCTATACTTCTGAAGAATTTTTAGCTGAAATAGACGGAATATTGAAAGCACTTGAGGAGGTAAACGATGGCAGTGATTTTGCTTGA
- a CDS encoding 4Fe-4S binding protein: protein MQTKVKKGLIVIDSERCKGCKYCILTCPKGCIEILSEFNSSGYFPAKFSNPESCIGCAMCAVVCPEIAIEVFVED, encoded by the coding sequence ATGCAAACAAAGGTTAAAAAAGGTTTAATCGTTATTGATTCAGAAAGATGTAAAGGCTGTAAATACTGCATTTTAACATGTCCTAAGGGATGCATTGAAATATTATCAGAGTTTAATTCCTCAGGTTATTTCCCTGCCAAATTTTCAAACCCTGAAAGTTGCATAGGATGTGCAATGTGCGCAGTTGTTTGCCCTGAAATAGCCATAGAAGTATTCGTAGAAGATTGA
- the extJ gene encoding selenite/tellurite reduction operon protein ExtJ: MKKAVALLLVLTFVFAVAFTSFAADVKKTEAVQGTVTKIEGKKLTIKQADGKEVTVEVKNVKGIKVGDKVTVKDGVVKKEKGKEATPAPKKKKAVEGC; this comes from the coding sequence ATGAAAAAAGCGGTAGCATTACTATTGGTTTTAACATTTGTATTTGCAGTAGCTTTTACATCTTTTGCTGCAGATGTAAAGAAAACTGAGGCAGTACAGGGAACGGTTACAAAGATTGAAGGAAAAAAACTTACAATCAAGCAGGCTGATGGCAAGGAAGTTACAGTAGAAGTTAAAAATGTAAAAGGTATTAAAGTGGGAGACAAAGTTACAGTAAAAGATGGTGTTGTAAAAAAGGAAAAGGGTAAAGAAGCAACACCTGCACCAAAGAAGAAAAAAGCTGTTGAAGGCTGTTAA
- the nrfD gene encoding NrfD/PsrC family molybdoenzyme membrane anchor subunit, with product MMIELSITGTNTITFPHLEVWDWRIIIYLFLGGLSAGMLVMCSIANLRIPKQPVEELAQCVRAPLIAFIVLAVGAQFIIFDLGSPLHLFWGYLTFQPLSLMSWGTWGVPVVLFANVLYILAVIPKEQRHRLKLSFLIKISEKLAPKMRPIAKLNFALGIFLGIYTGVLLSSFAAIPLWNNATLPILFLVSALSSGAAMVVIIAKKAEIKFLFTKIDIWLIVAELVVIALFFYGLYTSTAPYKKAIAPFFSLTSEHFIFTIALIVIFLLLPLALRIKLGELKEFEDGIHGEFTKAQIFRMNFAAILVLAGTLILRAAIVYAGQLTKLSSY from the coding sequence ATGATGATAGAACTCAGTATAACAGGAACAAATACAATAACCTTTCCTCACTTAGAAGTATGGGATTGGAGAATTATCATTTATTTATTTCTTGGAGGTCTTTCTGCTGGAATGCTTGTGATGTGCTCAATTGCAAACTTAAGAATTCCGAAACAACCTGTTGAAGAACTTGCTCAATGTGTTAGAGCTCCATTAATTGCCTTTATAGTTCTTGCTGTTGGTGCGCAGTTTATAATTTTTGATCTTGGCTCTCCTTTACATCTTTTCTGGGGTTATTTGACATTTCAGCCACTATCTCTTATGTCCTGGGGTACCTGGGGAGTGCCAGTAGTGCTTTTTGCTAATGTTCTTTACATTTTAGCTGTTATTCCAAAAGAGCAGAGACATCGTTTAAAATTGTCTTTTCTTATAAAAATTTCTGAAAAGCTTGCACCAAAAATGAGACCTATTGCAAAACTCAATTTTGCTCTTGGAATATTTCTTGGAATATACACCGGTGTGCTTTTAAGTTCCTTTGCAGCAATTCCTCTATGGAATAATGCAACACTGCCAATTCTGTTTCTTGTTTCAGCTCTTTCATCAGGTGCTGCAATGGTTGTTATAATAGCTAAAAAAGCAGAGATAAAATTTTTATTTACAAAAATTGATATATGGTTAATTGTTGCAGAGCTTGTGGTGATAGCATTGTTTTTCTATGGACTTTACACTTCCACCGCACCGTATAAAAAAGCTATTGCACCATTTTTTTCTCTTACAAGTGAACACTTCATATTTACAATTGCTTTGATTGTTATTTTTCTACTCCTTCCATTGGCATTGAGAATAAAACTCGGTGAATTAAAAGAGTTTGAAGATGGCATTCATGGTGAGTTTACAAAGGCTCAAATTTTTAGAATGAATTTTGCAGCTATTTTAGTTCTTGCTGGAACTTTAATTTTAAGAGCAGCAATAGTTTATGCTGGACAGTTAACAAAACTGTCTTCTTATTGA
- a CDS encoding 4Fe-4S dicluster domain-containing protein produces the protein MPRYAMVIDVERCIGCMACVIACKKENNVADGYFRTRVVEETRGEFPYLRMELRSELCNHCENAPCIDACPTRASHRAEDGTVQIDKKKCIGCKACILACPYDARYSTPEGVADKCTFCEHRLQVGKKPACVETCLGKSRIFGDLDDPNSEVSQLLKKHDATVRLEFAGTRPRVFYINKKFAGGL, from the coding sequence ATGCCAAGATATGCCATGGTTATAGATGTTGAAAGATGTATTGGATGCATGGCATGCGTTATTGCATGTAAAAAAGAAAATAATGTTGCAGATGGATATTTTAGAACGAGAGTCGTTGAAGAGACAAGGGGAGAATTCCCATATTTAAGAATGGAGTTAAGATCAGAACTTTGCAATCACTGCGAAAATGCGCCCTGTATAGATGCCTGTCCAACAAGAGCATCCCACAGAGCAGAGGATGGAACAGTTCAGATTGACAAGAAAAAATGCATTGGATGCAAAGCCTGCATTTTAGCCTGTCCATATGATGCAAGATATTCAACTCCAGAGGGAGTGGCTGACAAATGCACTTTCTGTGAGCACAGACTTCAAGTAGGGAAAAAACCTGCCTGTGTAGAAACATGTCTTGGTAAATCAAGAATATTTGGCGATCTTGATGATCCAAACAGTGAAGTGTCTCAACTTCTTAAAAAGCATGATGCCACTGTTAGACTTGAATTTGCAGGGACTCGTCCAAGAGTATTTTACATTAATAAAAAATTTGCAGGAGGTCTATGA
- a CDS encoding molybdopterin-dependent oxidoreductase, which translates to MTITRRDFLKIAAATGGVAVAGTSVVTSVLGLGKKPVSLPQYVPTTCEMCFWRCGVIAKVVDGKVVKLDGNPLHPNSRGKLCARGHGGIGLLYDSDRLKTPLINTGKRGEAKFKKVSWDEALGFVADKMQKIKAQYGAESIALLTHGTISTYFMHLLQAFGSPNFAMPSFALCRGARGVAFEVTYGEDVGNPERLDIQNSKVVVLIGSHLGENAHNSQCQEFAEAVGEGATVIVVDPRFSTAASKAKYWLPIKPATDLALLLSWINLIIQEELYDKEYVAKYTVGFNEVAQAVKEYTPEWAEKETEIPVSLIVQTARIIGKNKPHVLIHPGRHTAWYSDNVQRQRAVAILTALLGAYGRPGGIYLSPKKKLEPVFLSEKDYPAPQKPAINKGNYPFAGEEGVTHAIVKSTLTEQPYPIKAWFITGTNIMKAMPNQRDTLQAVQKLDLLVAVDMMPYDGVMLADVVLPECTYLERHDDLFTVKERAFGVSIRQPVVQPMYDTKPGWWIAKELGKRLGLEEYFPWNTFEDFLKMKCQTWGIDYSELVKNGYISFPESEKPYITADNQPKFKTPSGKIELYSKELKEKGFDPVPKYTKHPQPAEGWFRLIYGRAPVHTFSRTTNNPSLWELMKENVAWVNAKVAKKMGLKNGEYIILINQDGVKSNKVRIKITERIRPDCIYLVHGFSTTSKLLHRAYLRGADDQQLITRYDIDPISGSVGMRVNFVKIAKEV; encoded by the coding sequence ATGACCATTACCCGAAGAGATTTTCTAAAAATTGCAGCTGCAACAGGTGGTGTAGCTGTAGCTGGAACTTCAGTGGTAACTTCTGTTTTAGGTCTTGGTAAAAAGCCTGTCTCATTACCCCAATATGTGCCCACTACATGTGAGATGTGTTTTTGGCGGTGTGGCGTTATTGCAAAGGTTGTGGATGGTAAAGTTGTAAAGCTTGATGGAAATCCGCTTCATCCAAATTCTCGTGGTAAATTATGTGCAAGAGGTCATGGTGGAATAGGCCTTCTTTATGACTCAGACAGATTAAAAACTCCACTTATAAACACAGGCAAAAGAGGAGAGGCAAAGTTTAAAAAAGTTTCATGGGATGAAGCACTTGGATTTGTGGCAGATAAAATGCAGAAAATTAAAGCACAGTATGGAGCAGAATCAATAGCTCTTCTTACACATGGAACAATATCAACCTATTTTATGCATCTTCTTCAGGCTTTTGGTTCGCCAAATTTTGCAATGCCTTCCTTTGCTTTGTGTAGAGGAGCTCGAGGTGTTGCCTTTGAAGTCACCTATGGAGAAGATGTTGGCAATCCTGAAAGACTCGATATTCAAAACAGCAAAGTAGTGGTGCTCATAGGTAGTCATCTCGGAGAAAATGCTCATAACTCTCAGTGTCAGGAATTTGCTGAGGCAGTGGGTGAGGGGGCTACTGTAATAGTTGTAGATCCAAGATTTTCAACTGCTGCTAGTAAGGCAAAATACTGGTTACCAATAAAACCAGCCACTGATCTGGCACTTTTACTTAGCTGGATAAACTTGATAATTCAGGAAGAACTTTATGATAAAGAATATGTAGCAAAATACACTGTAGGTTTTAATGAAGTTGCCCAGGCTGTAAAGGAATATACGCCAGAATGGGCAGAGAAGGAAACGGAGATTCCAGTTAGCTTAATTGTTCAGACAGCAAGAATAATCGGGAAAAATAAACCTCATGTTTTGATACATCCTGGAAGACACACTGCCTGGTATTCAGACAATGTTCAGCGTCAGCGTGCTGTTGCCATATTAACAGCACTTCTTGGAGCCTATGGAAGACCTGGTGGAATATATCTCAGTCCAAAGAAAAAACTTGAACCAGTGTTTCTTTCAGAAAAAGATTATCCAGCACCACAAAAACCAGCAATAAACAAAGGCAATTATCCTTTTGCAGGAGAAGAAGGAGTAACCCATGCAATTGTTAAATCTACATTAACAGAACAACCCTATCCAATAAAAGCTTGGTTTATTACAGGAACAAACATAATGAAAGCAATGCCAAATCAAAGGGATACATTGCAAGCTGTTCAGAAACTTGACCTTCTTGTAGCAGTTGACATGATGCCCTATGATGGAGTAATGCTTGCTGATGTCGTGCTTCCTGAATGCACCTATCTTGAGCGTCACGATGATTTATTCACTGTTAAGGAAAGAGCTTTTGGAGTTTCAATTCGCCAGCCTGTTGTACAGCCAATGTATGATACCAAGCCAGGCTGGTGGATAGCAAAGGAACTCGGTAAAAGACTTGGTCTTGAAGAATACTTCCCATGGAATACCTTTGAAGATTTCTTAAAAATGAAGTGTCAAACCTGGGGGATAGATTATAGTGAGCTTGTAAAAAATGGATACATAAGTTTTCCAGAAAGTGAAAAGCCTTACATAACAGCTGATAATCAGCCAAAATTCAAAACACCCTCAGGAAAGATTGAACTTTACAGTAAAGAATTAAAAGAAAAAGGATTTGATCCTGTTCCAAAGTATACAAAGCATCCTCAGCCAGCAGAAGGCTGGTTTAGATTAATATATGGAAGAGCTCCAGTTCATACTTTTTCAAGAACAACGAATAATCCATCTCTTTGGGAACTAATGAAGGAAAATGTTGCCTGGGTAAATGCAAAGGTTGCAAAGAAAATGGGACTTAAAAATGGAGAATACATTATATTGATAAATCAAGATGGTGTGAAATCCAATAAAGTTCGGATAAAAATTACAGAGAGAATCAGACCAGATTGTATTTATCTTGTTCATGGATTTAGCACTACATCAAAACTTCTACATAGAGCATACCTTAGGGGTGCTGATGATCAGCAGTTGATAACGAGATATGATATTGATCCGATTTCTGGAAGTGTTGGTATGAGAGTTAATTTTGTAAAAATTGCCAAGGAGGTCTGA
- a CDS encoding ubiquinol-cytochrome c reductase iron-sulfur subunit yields MEKIALNDNNLHNQKRRLFLKKIINFIFLIAGLLFAVTGLIFLKPKKPKNRPLNFFEISEDKIPKEGVKKVDIAVEEGKLIKIFLVNKNNSIIAISPVCTHLGCFVNFDRTVNEFICPCHGGRYDIEGKVIDGPPKNALHRLPIKMENGKIFIGIKL; encoded by the coding sequence ATGGAAAAAATTGCTTTAAATGATAATAATTTGCATAACCAAAAAAGAAGGCTTTTTTTAAAAAAGATAATAAACTTTATTTTTTTAATTGCTGGGCTTTTATTTGCAGTTACTGGTTTAATTTTTTTAAAGCCTAAAAAACCAAAAAATAGACCTCTCAATTTTTTTGAAATCTCAGAGGATAAAATTCCTAAGGAAGGTGTAAAAAAAGTAGACATTGCTGTGGAGGAAGGAAAGTTAATAAAAATATTTCTGGTTAATAAAAATAATTCAATTATCGCTATTAGCCCTGTATGCACCCATCTTGGCTGTTTTGTAAATTTTGACAGAACCGTAAATGAATTCATATGTCCATGCCATGGTGGTAGATATGATATAGAAGGGAAGGTAATTGATGGTCCTCCGAAAAATGCTCTTCATAGACTTCCTATTAAGATGGAAAACGGTAAAATTTTTATAGGGATAAAACTATGA
- a CDS encoding cytochrome b N-terminal domain-containing protein, with translation MKVVDWFLDRFRLKSAHREIFERDIPEGINYFYCFGGIAFTAFLICLLSGLFLSFYYTPSEKEAYLSIQKIHEEVYLGKLMRGIHKWSANVLIVSLIIHSIRVFITRSYRPPRELNWIVGVIIFIIVMFEGFTGYLLPWDQKAYWATVVGTNIIGSIPIVGETLLLIVRGGYDVTATTLSRFYSFHVLWFPMIIILLLWAHFHMIKKLGISKPL, from the coding sequence ATGAAAGTTGTTGATTGGTTTCTTGACAGATTCAGATTAAAATCAGCCCATAGAGAAATTTTTGAAAGAGATATTCCAGAGGGAATTAATTATTTTTACTGTTTTGGTGGAATTGCCTTTACAGCATTTTTAATATGTTTGCTCTCCGGGCTTTTTCTATCATTTTACTATACTCCTTCTGAAAAAGAAGCTTATTTAAGCATTCAGAAAATTCATGAAGAAGTATATCTTGGAAAACTAATGCGGGGAATTCATAAATGGTCTGCTAATGTGCTTATTGTAAGCCTTATAATTCACTCAATAAGAGTTTTTATTACCAGGAGTTATAGGCCTCCCCGGGAATTAAACTGGATTGTTGGAGTTATTATATTCATAATTGTGATGTTTGAAGGCTTTACTGGTTATCTTCTTCCATGGGATCAGAAAGCCTATTGGGCAACTGTTGTAGGAACAAACATTATTGGAAGCATACCAATAGTGGGAGAGACTCTTTTACTAATTGTAAGAGGCGGATATGATGTAACAGCAACTACTCTTTCAAGGTTTTACAGTTTTCATGTGCTGTGGTTTCCCATGATTATAATTCTTCTTTTATGGGCACATTTTCATATGATTAAAAAACTTGGCATATCAAAGCCTTTATGA
- a CDS encoding HD domain-containing protein has product MDPFEIIKKYYNPQSMAYKILINHSKAVAEKALKIAEKFNVDKQFIYEAAMLHDIGIFMTNTPKLDCHGRFPYIAHGYLGREILEKERFQKHALVCERHTGVGITMEEIIKKNLPLPHRDMVPVTMEEKIISYADKFFSKESDGSVRVRTVEEIIKDLSRYGEEKVKIFKEWLNLFERDD; this is encoded by the coding sequence ATGGATCCTTTTGAAATCATAAAAAAATACTACAATCCTCAGAGCATGGCATATAAAATACTCATAAATCATTCAAAAGCAGTTGCAGAAAAGGCTTTAAAAATCGCAGAAAAATTTAATGTAGACAAACAGTTTATTTATGAAGCAGCGATGCTTCATGATATTGGGATTTTTATGACAAATACTCCAAAACTTGACTGTCATGGAAGATTTCCCTATATTGCTCATGGATATCTTGGTCGGGAAATTCTTGAAAAAGAGAGATTTCAAAAGCATGCTCTTGTCTGTGAAAGACATACAGGAGTTGGAATAACAATGGAAGAGATAATCAAAAAAAATCTTCCCCTGCCTCATAGAGACATGGTTCCTGTTACAATGGAAGAAAAAATAATTTCCTATGCAGACAAGTTTTTCTCAAAAGAGTCTGATGGATCTGTAAGAGTAAGAACTGTGGAGGAAATAATAAAAGATCTTTCAAGATATGGTGAGGAAAAGGTAAAAATTTTTAAAGAATGGCTTAATTTGTTCGAGAGAGATGACTAA
- a CDS encoding MFS transporter — protein sequence MSHPLKIKEFRAYWIGQVISLSGTWMQHIAQSWLVYVLTKSAFYLGLISFLASFPTLLFTLFGGVVADRYPRRNILIVTQTFSALPAVVIGVLIHLNLINIWHIAIASFVLGIATAFDMPARQAFITEIVYPDMITSAVAMQSISFNIARIVGPMLAGFIVAHLNFYMCFYLNALSFLPLIFILFSIKLNFSTSSIHVSFKESLKEGLYFILKNRQILNIICSVGIFTLFGLSFMTILPIIAGEILKVEAKGFSMIVSSVGVGSLLSGIFIALRRDIPEKLNHIFRASLLFPIGLFGVTLSHNIYLTIGFAFLLGVAFVNFFTVSNSFIQHLTEQRLRGRVMSFFAFVFLGFTPIGNLLVGALVEKFGVKTVLEIYSLICLAGGVIFLKILPAQLKSS from the coding sequence ATGTCCCATCCTTTGAAAATTAAAGAATTTAGAGCCTACTGGATAGGTCAGGTCATATCTCTAAGTGGCACATGGATGCAGCATATAGCACAGAGCTGGCTTGTTTATGTTCTTACAAAATCTGCCTTTTATCTTGGTTTGATTTCCTTTCTTGCTTCATTTCCCACACTGCTTTTTACTTTATTTGGAGGTGTGGTAGCTGATAGATATCCACGAAGAAATATTTTAATTGTCACTCAGACTTTTTCAGCTCTGCCTGCTGTGGTAATTGGAGTACTAATTCATTTAAACCTTATAAATATCTGGCATATTGCTATTGCTTCTTTTGTTCTCGGAATAGCTACAGCTTTTGATATGCCAGCAAGGCAGGCTTTTATAACTGAAATAGTCTATCCGGACATGATTACTTCTGCTGTAGCAATGCAGTCAATATCTTTTAATATTGCAAGAATCGTAGGACCAATGCTTGCAGGATTTATTGTAGCTCACTTAAATTTTTACATGTGTTTTTATTTAAATGCATTAAGCTTTCTTCCACTTATTTTTATTCTTTTCAGTATTAAATTAAATTTTTCAACTTCCTCAATCCATGTTTCCTTTAAAGAGAGTTTAAAAGAGGGATTGTATTTTATTCTTAAAAACAGACAAATTTTAAATATAATTTGCTCTGTGGGAATTTTTACATTATTCGGACTTTCTTTTATGACTATACTGCCGATAATAGCTGGAGAGATATTAAAAGTGGAAGCAAAGGGATTTAGTATGATAGTGTCATCCGTTGGCGTAGGTTCGCTTCTGTCAGGTATTTTCATAGCTTTAAGGCGAGACATACCGGAGAAATTGAACCATATTTTCAGAGCTTCTCTTTTGTTTCCAATAGGACTTTTTGGAGTTACCCTCTCTCATAATATTTATTTAACAATTGGATTTGCATTTTTACTTGGCGTTGCTTTTGTTAATTTTTTTACTGTAAGTAACAGTTTTATTCAACATCTAACAGAGCAAAGACTTAGAGGGAGAGTAATGAGCTTTTTTGCCTTTGTTTTTCTTGGATTTACACCTATAGGCAATCTTCTTGTTGGAGCATTAGTTGAAAAATTTGGAGTTAAGACAGTGCTTGAAATTTACTCTTTGATATGCCTCGCAGGAGGAGTTATTTTTCTTAAAATCTTACCAGCTCAATTAAAAAGTTCATGA